The following are encoded in a window of Cydia strobilella chromosome 1, ilCydStro3.1, whole genome shotgun sequence genomic DNA:
- the LOC134740793 gene encoding alpha-1,3/1,6-mannosyltransferase ALG2: MVKIIFLHPDLGIGGAERLVVDAALAFRNKGHQVSFYTNHYDPTHCFSETRDGSFPVTVVGDWIPRSIFGRFKAACAYVRMIYAAVYLAWYVIPVEEPTLIFCDLISICIPFLKMARGPFRVVFYCHHPDKLLSEEGGLLKKLYRAPLNWLEELTTSKADQVLVNSKYTARVYKDAFKNIKELPDICYPSINTEFFRTTSPMPLKEVVPLGTDKYIFLSINRYERKKNLQLALRAFENLKHIVPEPDWSRAHLIMAGGFDPINLENMEHYIELTDLAAELDIEDKVTFLKSPKDIEKVSLLYHCKALVYTPSNEHFGIVPLEAMYYCKPVIAVNSGGPTETIVNDVTGFLCEPTSESVAQAMSTLMLTPDLGERLGEAGRKRFETKFSFDAFTDQLDGILTRERQIISEARAVDYEQKKRK, encoded by the coding sequence ATGGTCAAGATAATATTCTTGCACCCGGACCTGGGTATTGGAGGAGCTGAGCGGTTGGTCGTGGATGCTGCACTGGCTTTTAGGAATAAAGGACACCAAGTCTCTTTTTATACAAACCATTACGATCCTACGCATTGCTTCTCAGAAACGAGAGATGGGAGCTTTCCTGTGACGGTGGTCGGGGATTGGATTCCACGTTCTATTTTTGGTCGTTTTAAGGCGGCATGTGCTTACGTGCGGATGATATACGCGGCAGTGTATTTAGCTTGGTACGTGATACCAGTTGAAGAACCTACCCTAATTTTCTGTGATTTGATATCTATATGCATTCCATTCTTGAAAATGGCGAGAGGGCCTTTCAGAGTAGTATTTTATTGTCATCATCCAGATAAACTGCTGTCCGAAGAAGGAGGGTTATTAAAGAAACTTTACAGGGCTCCATTGAATTGGCTTGAAGAGTTGACAACTTCCAAGGCCGATCAGGTTTTAGTGAATAGCAAATACACTGCTAGAGTGTACAAAGATGCATTCAAGAATATAAAAGAATTGCCAGATATTTGCTATCCATCAATTAATACAGAGTTCTTTAGAACAACATCCCCCATGCCCTTGAAAGAGGTTGTTCCTCTTGGCACTGACAAATACATTTTCCTCTCCATAAATAGATATGAGAGAAAAAAGAACCTTCAATTAGCTTTAAGAGCATTTGAGAATTTAAAACATATAGTTCCTGAACCAGATTGGAGCAGAGCACACTTAATAATGGCTGGAGGCTTTGACCCAATTAACCTAGAAAATATGGAACACTACATTGAATTGACAGATTTGGCAGCAGAGCTTGATATTGAAGATAAAGTGACATTTTTAAAATCACCTAAAGACATTGAAAAGGTGTCTCTACTGTATCATTGTAAGGCTCTTGTATACACTCCGTCAAATGAGCACTTTGGTATTGTGCCATTAGAAGCAATGTACTACTGCAAGCCTGTCATTGCCGTCAACAGTGGAGGCCCCACAGAGACCATAGTGAATGATGTCACTGGCTTCCTGTGTGAGCCTACCAGTGAGTCAGTTGCACAAGCCATGAGCACATTGATGCTGACTCCCGACCTTGGAGAGAGGCTGGGAGAAGCAGGCAGAAAGAGATTTGAAACAAAGTTTTCCTTTGATGCATTTACTGATCAATTGGATGGTATCCTCACCAGAGAAAGGCAGATTATTTCTGAGGCTAGGGCTGTTGATTATGAACAGAAGAAACGTAAATAA
- the LOC134741122 gene encoding peptidyl-prolyl cis-trans isomerase FKBP2, giving the protein MSSTVAILCKVMLFVLVLMSIISHVVIASTAPKKLQIGVKKRPSECPIKSRKGDLLHMHYTGTLDDGTEFDSSIPRGNPLTFTLGSGQVIKGWDQGLMGMCEGEQRKLVIPPELAYGEAGAPPKIPKSATLTFHVDLVNIERKDEL; this is encoded by the exons ATGAGTAGTACCGTGGCCATTTTATGCAAAGTTATGCTGTTTGTTTTAGTATTGATGAGTATAATTTCTCATGTAGTTATTGCAAGCACTGCACCTAAAAAATTGCAAATTGGAGTGAAAAAAAGACCTTCAGAGTGCCCCATCAAAAGCAGGAAAGGTGATCTACTGCACATGCACTATACG GGCACTTTAGATGATGGTACAGAATTTGACAGCTCAATTCCTAGGGGCAATCCTCTAACCTTCACATTGGGATCTGGTCAGGTCATTAAAGGGTGGGACCAGGGCCTCATGGGCATGTGTGAGGGAGAACAGCGAAAGTTGGTCATTCCCCCTGAGCTGGCTTATGGAGAAGCCGGAGCACCACCTAAAATACCCAAGTCTGCAACACTCACATTCCATGTTGATCTCGTAAATATTGAAAGAAAAGATGAATTGTAA
- the LOC134741070 gene encoding nuclear RNA export factor 1-like, with translation MSTKRFQLENYKKYLLNRNTASSVVVSYIENCIVTEDEAAKHSFHKIMVHNWPGSHIELFETLMDYFQSPFTPVNCTSQGEITTFYTSSLNFVMKVLKHDFMFPYQRNMFNLDLLFNDRSSADCFDNRVTVDDVVAGVVSNRLSDKCELDLSSFDKDPEFIEKRIHFYKLSMLSQYKILMIRMGRDTKSLNLSNNNLSTIPVDLLNFFIKGDLTAINLSHNEIPALSELQRISSKIEKLWIEGNPLCENLDPSTYVKNIVMRFPRLTELDGITLNQHGVMLPFFKNFLETPDRKTKMLVEKFLTLYFAHYDSNRKRINNFYDAKVTLTINTSFTDAEDAALPSAYTLFSRNALHPMKRNCVAAKSNNKMYRTVAACVHALSALPKSEHDPTTFSVDVLRHDKKCMILVVDGTYREKSFDPGQADRYFRFRRTFVFNIYNMNSNSVYHINNEMFSISFATKEQIDSSFKTPIRNMNSLTLINPEPEEREAISKTFSHVTQLKRTEVELRLKIHSWDLRSAIKEFWDELRKNKIGADKFIEDDYDDFSDTSSLIDEVD, from the exons ATGAGTACCAAGAGGTTTCAGTTAGAAAACTACAAAAAGTATTTACTAAATAGGAATACTGCTTCTTCGGTTGTTGTGTCATATATTGAAAATTGTATAGTTACCGAAGATGAAGCCGCTAAGCATTCTTTTCATAAAATCATG GTTCATAACTGGCCGGGAAGTCACATCGAGCTTTTTGAAACTCTGATGGACTACTTTCAATCGCCTTTCACCCCCGTGAACTGCACATCTCAAGGAGAAATAACCACATTTTATACAAGCAGCCTCAACTTTGTAATGAAAGTTTTGAAACATGATTTCATGTTCCCATACCAACGCAACATGTTTAACTTGGACTTGCTGTTCAATGACAGGAGTTCTGCCGACTGCTTCGATAACAGAGTGACGGTGGATGACGTGGTCGCCGGAGTGGTCAGCAACAGGCTGAGTGACAAGTGTGAACTTGACTTGTCAAGTTTTGATAAAGATCCAG AATTTATAGAAAAGAGAATACACTTCTACAAGCTGTCCATGTTATCACAGTACAAAATTCTGATGATTCGCATGGGGAGAGATACAAAGTCCTTGAATTTAAGTAATAACAACCTAAG tacaataCCAGTGGATCTATTGAACTTCTTCATTAAAGGAGACTTAACTGCCATTAATTTAAGTCATAATGAG ATACCAGCTTTATCAGAACTACAAAGAATCAGTAGTAAAATAGAGAAACTTTGGATTGAGGGCAACCCACTTTGTGAGAACCTAGACCCCTCAACATATGTGAAGAACATTGTCATGCGGTTCCCAAGACTAACGGAACTG gatGGTATAACCCTAAACCAACATGGCGTAATGCTGCCATTTTTCAAAAACTTCCTAGAGACTCCTGACAGAAAAACCAAGATGCTTGTTGAGAAGTTTCTTACCTTATACTTTGCGCACTATGATTCAAATCGAAAGAGAATTAATAACTTCTACGATGCCAAAGTTACTCTTACCATAAACACGTCATTTACTG ACGCGGAAGATGCCGCGCTTCCATCAGCCTACACCTTATTCAGCCGCAACGCGCTCCACCCAATGAAGCGCAATTGTGTGGCGGCCAAATCCAACAATAAGATGTACCGGACTGTTGCCGCGTGCGTCCATGCGCTCTCGGCGCTGCCCAAGTCGGAACACGACCCTACTACCTTTTCCGTTGACGTGCTGAGACATGAT AAAAAATGCATGATCCTGGTAGTGGACGGGACATACCGCGAGAAATCGTTCGACCCGGGACAGGCGGACCGCTACTTCCGTTTCCGGCGCACGTTCGTGTTCAACATCTACAACATGAACTCCAACTCCGTGTACCACATCAACAACGAGATGTTCTCTATTTCCTTCGCCACTAAGGAACAGATTGACAGCAGTTTTAAG ACTCCAATAAGAAATATGAACTCCCTGACCCTTATAAACCCGGAGCCCGAGGAAAGAGAAGCAATTTCCAAAACATTCTCACACGTCACGCAGTTGAAAAGGACGGAAGTAGAATT GCGTCTCAAAATTCATAGCTGGGATCTCAGAAGTGCGATTAAAGAGTTTTGGGATGAATTAAGGAAGAATAAAATAGGCGCCGACAAGTTTATTGAAGATGATTACGACGATTTCTCTGATACGTCGTCATTGATAGATGAAGTAGACTGA
- the LOC134740803 gene encoding transcription initiation factor TFIID subunit 12 translates to MSNNMNPGGNMPSIGSMNPSSAIQYANNPLQSPQLQSSSIQSSPSQHSPMSSQSSIGAKVNTSGDQTTQLLSRPRLQELVREVDPTVQLDEEVEEMLLQLADDFIDTSLNAACALAKHRHAPTVELRDVQLHLERQWNMWIPGFGNDELRPYKRAAVTEAHKQRMALIRKTIKKY, encoded by the exons ATGTCAAACAACATGAACCCAGGAGGTAATATGCCCTCGATTGGGTCCATGAATCCTTCTAGTGCTATTCAATACGCGAATAACCCGCTGCAGAGTCCGCAGCTACAGTCGAGCTCTATCCAGAGCTCGCCGTCGCAACACAGTCCTATGAGTAGCCAGTCGTCAATTGGCGCCAAAGTAAACACAAGTGGTGATCAAACTACTCAG CTCCTCAGTAGACCCAGACTTCAGGAGTTGGTGAGAGAAGTGGATCCCACTGTGCAACTAGACGAGGAGGTGGAGGAGATGCTGCTGCAGCTGGCTGATGACTTCATTGACACATCTCTAAATGCTGCGTGTGCACTCGCCAAACACAGACATGCTCCCACAGTGGAATTGAGGGATGTGCAGCTACATTTAG AGAGACAATGGAATATGTGGATACCAGGGTTCGGCAACGACGAGCTCCGGCCGTACAAGCGCGCCGCCGTCACCGAGGCGCACAAACAGCGCATGGCTCTTATACGGAAAACTATCAAGAAGTACTAG